Proteins encoded together in one Porites lutea chromosome 2, jaPorLute2.1, whole genome shotgun sequence window:
- the LOC140926746 gene encoding uncharacterized protein — translation MSFEERSKLFVNTFQEFTREQQDEVLKQILLKCQPLQLRLLYSELKPLLAVDFVASLPKELAERIFSFLPVNALCRAAQCSRLWRERSNHNAIWHRLCVLNGWDRFDEDLLQTPHAAPSQGSNISSADYSLLKPATCRWKKIYMRALLLDKNWAQGRYSVAPLLRGHREPITCMDCNGNTIVSGSSDNTVRVWDVKTNRILLVLGPPHTDSVRCLQLKDSLCVTGCADGVIRLFDLKSGRCLRSFQGHSGGVEHLSFDGSTIISASTDLTVRVWDAETGRLVHTMTGHSDEIQVLVAHDELVITTSWDETIRMWNVMSGTCLLTLRGHTEAVYCCDFDNKKIISGGGDGLIKVWDAQTGDNTLTMVGHTGEVYCLKFNDEVIVSGSADSTVRLWSHQGTLLHTLEEHIGVVRCLYLSGNRLVSGGDQKRIAVWDIKEGKLLSVVYRNPALLHLMWADDTKLITASPETPGTITIINYW, via the exons ATGAGTTTTGAGGAAAGATCCAAATTATTCGTAAACACTTTCCAAGAGTTCACTCGAGAACAGCAAGACGAGGTGTTAAAACAAATCCTTCTGAAATGTCAG CCTCTCCAGCTCCGATTGTTATACAGCGAGTTAAAACCTCTACTGGCTGTTGACTTTGTAGCTTCTCTCCCAAAGGAGTTGGCAGAGAGGATCTTCTCATTTCTCCCTGTTAATGCATTATGTCGTGCTGCACAGTGCAGTAGGTTATGGAGGGAGAGATCAAATCATAATGCAATTTG GCATCGTCTTTGTGTTCTAAATGGATGGGATAGATTTGATGAGGATCTGTTACAAACACCTCACGCAGCACCATCACAAGGTTCTAATATTTCATCAGCAGACTACAGCTTATTAAAGCCTGCTACCTGCCGATGGAAGAAAATCTACATGCGGGCACTTTTACTTGACAAGAATTGGGCACAGGGAAGGTACTCTGTAGCACCACTTCTAAGGGGACACAGGGAACCAATCACATGTATGGATTGCAATG GTAACACCATTGTATCTGGTTCATCAGATAATACTGTACGTGTGTGGGATGTTAAAACAAACAGGATTCTTCTTGTGTTGGGTCCTCCACATACAGACTCTGTGCGGTGCTTGCAACTCAAG GATTCCCTTTGTGTGACTGGCTGTGCTGATGGAGTTATCAGACTGTTTGATCTTAAATCTGGGCGATGCCTCAG ATCATTTCAGGGACACTCTGGAGGTGTGGAGCATCTATCTTTTGACGGCAGCACCATTATCAGTGCCTCTACTGACCT GACTGTTCGTGTATGGGATGCGGAAACTGGGCGTTTGGTCCACACCATGACCGGCCATTCGGACGAAATACAG GTTTTGGTAGCACATGATGAACTGGTGATCACAACGTCATGGGACGAAACCATTCGAATGTGGAATGTCATGTCAGGTACATGTCTCTTGACTCTCAGAGGACACACAGAag CTGTTTACTGCTGCGATTTTGATAACAAGAAAATTATCAGCGGGGGTGGAGACGGCCTTATCAAGGTCTGGGATGCTCAGACGGGAGACAATACCCTCACTATGGTCGGACACACTGGAGAAGTG TATTGTCTTAAGTTCAACGATGAAGTCATCGTATCTGGTTCGGCTGACAGCACTGTGCGATTATGGAGCCATCAGG gCACTTTGCTGCACACCCTTGAGGAACATATTGGAGTCGTGCGCTGTCTGTATCTCTCAGGAAATCGACTTGTCTCTGGTGGAGACCAGAAGCGTATTGCTGTCTGGGACATAAAG GAGGGCAAGCTTTTAAGCGTTGTCTATCGTAACCCAGCTTTGCTTCACTTGATGTGGGCGGATGACACTAAATTAATAACAGCTTCCCCGGAGACCCCAGGGACAATAACCATCATTAACTACTGGTAG